The Pantoea nemavictus genome includes a region encoding these proteins:
- a CDS encoding MFS transporter, with the protein MSAISSSAMPAEKLPAPLVFTLAAGAGLSVASIYYSQPMLDIISKQFNVGIGSVGMVPMLTQAGYALGILLLAPLGDRHDRRTIILIKGLLLVAALLLCGFSGGLNALLIASFVTGLTATVAQDIVPASAALAPERSRGKIVGTVMTGLLVGILLSRVVSGVVAEYFGWRTMYLIAAVAVLLISGALWRVLPRFTPGTSVSYPRLLLSLAHLWQHHQTLRRAALAQGLLSVGFSAFWSTLALMLSDKFHLDSAVAGAFGLAGAAGALAAPLAGSVADRIGPARVTQYGATLVMVSFALMFLLPLLPMPAQLGLIILSTIGFDLGVQATLVAHQTLVYSLAPEARSRLNALMFTVVFIGMATGAALGSLALAHWGWTGVVALSMLAAALALMIRLASRHLKN; encoded by the coding sequence ATGTCAGCCATCTCATCTTCAGCCATGCCCGCTGAGAAACTGCCCGCGCCGCTGGTGTTTACGCTCGCCGCCGGTGCTGGACTCAGCGTTGCATCGATTTACTACAGCCAGCCGATGCTGGATATCATCAGCAAACAGTTCAACGTCGGGATTGGTAGCGTGGGCATGGTGCCGATGCTGACGCAAGCCGGCTACGCGCTTGGCATTCTGCTGCTGGCTCCGCTCGGCGACCGCCACGATCGACGCACCATCATCCTGATCAAAGGCTTGCTGCTGGTTGCCGCGCTGCTGCTGTGTGGCTTTTCGGGTGGGTTGAACGCGTTGCTGATCGCCAGTTTTGTTACCGGCTTAACCGCCACCGTGGCGCAGGACATCGTACCGGCTTCGGCGGCGTTAGCGCCGGAGCGCAGTCGCGGCAAAATCGTCGGCACGGTGATGACGGGCTTGCTGGTGGGGATTTTGCTGTCTCGCGTGGTGAGCGGCGTGGTGGCGGAGTATTTCGGCTGGCGCACCATGTACCTGATAGCGGCGGTAGCGGTGTTGCTGATTAGCGGTGCGCTGTGGCGCGTGTTGCCGCGGTTTACGCCAGGCACTTCGGTGAGCTATCCGCGTCTGCTGCTGTCGCTGGCTCATCTGTGGCAGCACCATCAAACTTTGCGGCGCGCGGCGTTGGCGCAGGGCCTGTTATCGGTTGGCTTTAGCGCCTTCTGGTCAACGCTGGCGTTAATGCTAAGCGACAAATTCCATCTGGATAGCGCCGTTGCCGGTGCGTTCGGCCTGGCCGGTGCGGCAGGGGCGTTAGCGGCACCGTTAGCCGGTAGCGTGGCGGATCGTATCGGTCCCGCACGTGTCACGCAGTACGGTGCCACATTGGTGATGGTGTCGTTCGCATTGATGTTCCTGCTGCCGCTGTTGCCGATGCCGGCGCAGCTTGGTCTGATTATCCTCAGCACCATCGGTTTTGATTTGGGTGTGCAGGCCACGCTGGTAGCGCATCAGACGCTGGTTTACAGCCTGGCACCGGAAGCGCGCAGTCGTCTTAACGCCTTGATGTTTACCGTGGTCTTTATCGGCATGGCAACCGGTGCGGCGCTGGGTAGCCTGGCGCTGGCGCATTGGGGCTGGACCGGTGTGGTCGCGCTCTCGATGCTAGCCGCTGCGCTTGCCTTGATGATTCGCCTGGCAAGCCGTCATCTGAAAAACTAA
- a CDS encoding LysR family transcriptional regulator yields the protein MNTVSSVDRIELMQTFIRIVESGSLSAAASQLGTTQPTISRRLQALEQRLGLKLIMRTTHALKLTDDGERCYAQARQLVATWHALEDDLTGASDDPIGTLRVRAPHAFGQDQLIEPLIDYLHRYPRLTVEWMLNDRTPDFISENIDCAIQVGAPSDSSIVAILLAEVPRFVVAAPSLLAAYPPVTEVTQLNNLPWLALTSFYRNEIALQRISDGQPVNLAIAPRLASDSLYAVRKAAVAGMGAAVVSSWVVQEDLAKGDLIQLMPEWQAPPLPVWLTYPWASYYPARLRQFFEMIREVMPKLAGAQPATR from the coding sequence ATGAACACGGTTTCCAGCGTTGATCGCATCGAACTGATGCAGACCTTTATCCGCATCGTCGAGAGTGGATCGCTTTCGGCAGCAGCAAGCCAGCTCGGCACCACGCAGCCCACTATCAGCCGTCGGCTGCAGGCACTTGAGCAGCGGCTCGGTCTCAAACTGATTATGCGCACCACGCATGCGCTGAAGCTCACCGATGATGGCGAGCGCTGCTATGCGCAGGCGCGTCAGCTGGTGGCGACCTGGCATGCGCTGGAAGATGATCTGACCGGAGCCAGCGACGATCCGATTGGCACCCTGCGCGTGCGCGCACCGCACGCCTTTGGTCAGGATCAGCTGATTGAGCCGCTGATTGATTATCTGCACCGCTACCCGCGCTTAACGGTAGAGTGGATGCTGAATGACCGCACGCCGGACTTTATCAGCGAAAACATCGATTGCGCGATCCAGGTCGGTGCGCCGAGCGACTCATCCATCGTGGCGATATTGCTGGCTGAAGTGCCGCGCTTTGTGGTGGCCGCGCCATCGCTGCTGGCGGCCTATCCGCCGGTGACCGAAGTAACGCAGCTCAACAACCTGCCGTGGCTGGCGTTGACCAGTTTTTATCGTAACGAAATCGCCTTACAGCGTATCAGCGACGGCCAGCCGGTGAATCTGGCGATTGCGCCACGTCTCGCCAGCGACAGTTTGTACGCGGTGCGCAAAGCCGCCGTGGCGGGGATGGGCGCAGCAGTGGTGTCATCCTGGGTGGTGCAGGAAGATTTGGCTAAAGGGGATCTGATTCAGTTAATGCCGGAGTGGCAAGCGCCGCCGCTGCCGGTGTGGCTGACTTATCCGTGGGCCAGCTATTATCCGGCACGACTACGGCAGTTTTTCGAAATGATTCGTGAAGTAATGCCTAAGCTGGCGGGCGCGCAGCCAGCGACGCGGTAG
- a CDS encoding TIGR00645 family protein yields MERFIENLMYSSRWLLAPVYMGLSLGLLALTIKFFQEIFHLLPHVFSIAENDLILLLLSLVDMTLVGGLLVMVMLSGYENFVSKLDIDEHREKLSWLGKMDSGSLKNKVAASIVAISSIHLLRIFMDARNVENEKLMWYVIIHLTFVLSAFVMGWLDNMSKADKNAAKM; encoded by the coding sequence ATGGAACGTTTTATCGAAAACCTGATGTATTCATCGCGCTGGCTGCTGGCTCCGGTTTACATGGGACTTTCGTTGGGCCTGCTGGCGCTGACTATCAAATTCTTTCAGGAGATTTTTCACCTGTTGCCGCACGTTTTCAGCATTGCCGAAAACGATCTGATTCTGCTGCTGCTGTCGCTGGTGGATATGACGCTGGTCGGCGGCTTGCTGGTGATGGTGATGCTCTCGGGCTACGAGAACTTTGTCTCCAAGCTGGATATTGATGAGCACAGAGAGAAGCTGAGCTGGCTCGGTAAAATGGACTCCGGCTCGTTGAAAAACAAAGTCGCGGCCTCGATTGTGGCGATTTCGTCAATTCACCTGCTGCGCATCTTTATGGACGCCCGCAACGTCGAAAACGAAAAGCTGATGTGGTACGTGATTATCCACCTGACATTTGTGCTGTCGGCGTTTGTGATGGGCTGGCTGGATAATATGTCGAAGGCGGATAAGAACGCTGCGAAGATGTAG
- the kdpD gene encoding two-component system sensor histidine kinase KdpD, which produces MNDDISRPDPDALLLNHSDSHRGKLKIYFGACAGVGKTFAMLQEAQRLRAQGLDVLAGVVETHGREETAALINGLAVLPRRTSGRSRHAEFDLDAALARHPAVILMDELAHTNVQGSRHPKRWQDIEELLEAGIDVITTVNVQHLESLNDVVGGVTGIQVRETVPDPFFDSADEVVLVDLPPDDLRQRLKEGKVYVGDRAERAIENFFRKGNLFALRELALRRTADRVDDQMRAWRDQQGRDKVWHTRDAILLCIGDDTGSEKLVRTAARLAARLGSAWHAVYVETPRLNRLPEARRRAILRTLQLAQELGAETATLSDPDEARAVLRYAREHNLGKIVIGRQPQRRWRRDSFAQRLGELGPDVDLLVVALDEPVRDAPHPLSGQRGSSEKWRLYLRGCLMALLLCILVTTVGRWLLVAFDPANSVMIYLLAVVLVALRYGRWPSVFATVINIIAFDLFFVAPTGTVAVSDLQYLVTFAVMLAVGVIVGNLTAGVRYQAKVARYREQRARHLYEMAKALGSDLTPQDIATTSQRIIDVTLQARSLLLLPDEQGELQTIGDSAMGTPPDLAIAKWSYSKGQPAGAGTDTLPAVPYQILPLKSGHHCRGLLVVEPENLRQLMIPEQQRLLETFTVLIANALERMALSHSEAASRLAAEREQLRNALLSALSHDLRTPLTVLFGQAEMLMLDLASEESKFVGQANQIREQTLSTIRLVSNMLDMARIQSGGLNLREEWVALDEVIGGALSSMGPSLKGHEFTLDLPEMVLIKGDSAMLERVFTNLVENSLKYAGNAAQHGIRAWCERDRLEIAVWDSGPGIAPENLTRIFDKFARGDKESAVPGVGLGLAIGKTIIESHRGRIWAENRPEGGAVFRLSLPLPAAPEISEEGLK; this is translated from the coding sequence ATGAACGACGACATTTCCCGCCCCGATCCCGATGCGCTGCTGCTCAATCACAGCGACAGCCATCGCGGTAAACTGAAAATCTACTTCGGCGCCTGCGCGGGCGTGGGAAAAACCTTCGCCATGCTGCAGGAGGCGCAGCGTCTGCGCGCGCAGGGGCTCGACGTGTTAGCCGGCGTGGTGGAAACCCACGGCCGTGAAGAGACCGCCGCGCTGATTAACGGGCTGGCGGTATTGCCACGTCGTACCTCCGGGCGTTCGCGCCATGCTGAATTCGATCTTGATGCCGCACTGGCGCGCCATCCGGCGGTGATTCTGATGGATGAGCTGGCGCACACCAACGTGCAGGGTTCGCGCCATCCGAAACGCTGGCAGGATATTGAGGAGTTGCTCGAGGCGGGCATTGACGTCATCACTACCGTTAACGTGCAGCATCTGGAAAGCCTGAATGATGTGGTCGGCGGCGTCACCGGCATCCAGGTACGTGAAACCGTGCCCGATCCCTTCTTCGATAGCGCCGACGAAGTGGTGCTGGTGGATCTGCCGCCGGACGATCTGCGTCAGCGGCTGAAAGAGGGCAAAGTCTACGTCGGCGATCGCGCCGAACGCGCCATCGAAAACTTCTTCCGCAAAGGCAATCTGTTCGCGCTACGCGAGCTGGCGCTGCGTCGTACCGCCGATCGCGTGGATGACCAGATGCGCGCCTGGCGCGACCAGCAGGGCCGCGACAAAGTGTGGCACACGCGCGATGCCATTCTGCTGTGTATTGGTGATGATACCGGCAGCGAAAAGCTGGTCCGCACCGCCGCGCGATTGGCGGCACGGCTCGGCAGCGCATGGCACGCGGTGTATGTGGAAACGCCGCGCCTGAATCGCCTGCCGGAAGCACGGCGTCGTGCCATTCTGCGCACGCTGCAGCTGGCGCAGGAGCTCGGCGCGGAAACCGCCACGCTCTCCGATCCTGATGAAGCGCGTGCGGTGTTGCGGTATGCGCGCGAACACAATCTCGGCAAAATCGTCATTGGACGGCAGCCACAGCGGCGCTGGCGGCGCGACAGTTTTGCTCAGCGCCTGGGCGAACTCGGCCCGGATGTTGATTTACTGGTGGTCGCGCTGGATGAACCGGTGCGTGACGCGCCGCATCCGCTCAGCGGCCAGCGCGGTAGCAGCGAAAAATGGCGGCTCTATCTGCGCGGCTGTTTGATGGCGCTGCTGCTGTGTATTTTGGTCACGACGGTGGGCCGCTGGCTGCTGGTGGCGTTTGATCCGGCTAACAGCGTGATGATTTATCTGCTGGCGGTGGTGTTGGTGGCGCTGCGCTATGGTCGCTGGCCGTCGGTGTTCGCCACGGTGATCAACATCATTGCCTTCGACCTGTTTTTCGTCGCGCCGACCGGCACCGTGGCGGTGTCGGATTTGCAGTATCTGGTGACCTTTGCGGTGATGCTGGCGGTGGGGGTGATTGTCGGGAATCTGACGGCGGGCGTGCGCTACCAGGCCAAAGTGGCGCGCTATCGCGAACAGCGTGCGCGCCATCTGTATGAGATGGCGAAAGCCCTCGGCAGCGACCTCACGCCGCAGGATATCGCCACCACCAGCCAGCGCATTATTGATGTCACCCTACAGGCGCGCAGTTTGCTGCTGCTGCCCGATGAGCAGGGCGAGCTGCAAACCATTGGCGATAGCGCAATGGGCACGCCGCCGGATCTCGCCATCGCCAAATGGAGCTACAGCAAAGGCCAGCCAGCGGGCGCCGGCACCGATACCTTACCGGCGGTGCCGTACCAGATTCTGCCGCTGAAAAGCGGCCATCACTGTCGCGGTTTGCTGGTGGTTGAACCGGAAAACCTGCGCCAGCTGATGATCCCCGAGCAGCAGCGCCTGCTGGAAACCTTCACCGTGCTGATCGCCAACGCGCTGGAACGCATGGCGCTGTCGCACAGTGAAGCGGCATCGCGCCTTGCCGCCGAGCGCGAGCAGCTGCGTAATGCGCTGCTGTCAGCGCTGTCACACGATCTGCGTACGCCACTGACGGTGCTGTTTGGTCAGGCGGAGATGCTAATGCTCGATCTGGCCAGCGAAGAGTCAAAGTTTGTCGGCCAGGCCAATCAGATTCGTGAGCAGACGCTGAGCACCATCCGCCTGGTGAGCAACATGCTGGATATGGCGCGCATTCAATCCGGTGGACTCAATCTGCGCGAAGAGTGGGTGGCGCTGGATGAGGTGATCGGCGGGGCGCTGAGCAGTATGGGGCCGTCGTTGAAAGGGCACGAATTTACGCTCGATTTGCCAGAGATGGTGCTGATTAAAGGCGACAGCGCCATGCTGGAGCGGGTGTTTACCAATCTTGTCGAAAATAGCCTGAAATACGCGGGCAACGCCGCGCAGCACGGTATTCGCGCCTGGTGCGAGCGCGATCGGCTGGAGATTGCGGTGTGGGACAGCGGGCCGGGTATTGCGCCGGAGAACCTGACGCGCATTTTTGATAAGTTCGCGCGCGGCGATAAAGAGTCGGCGGTGCCGGGCGTGGGACTGGGATTGGCGATTGGCAAAACCATTATTGAATCTCACCGTGGACGCATCTGGGCGGAGAATCGACCGGAAGGCGGCGCGGTGTTTCGTTTGTCCCTGCCGCTGCCGGCAGCGCCAGAAATTTCTGAAGAAGGGCTGAAATAA
- the kdpC gene encoding potassium-transporting ATPase subunit KdpC: MSQLRPAIVLLMVLTLLTGAVYPLLTTGLAQWWFPSQANGSLIEQDGAVHGSEQMGQVFTQPGHFWGRPSATGDAPYNALASSGSNLAGSNPALDKAVAERVAALRAANPQAPKAVPVELVTASASGLDPDISPEAALWQAPRIAAARNMALKDVEALIARHTERPLLPFIGEETVNVLRLNLALDDLQG, encoded by the coding sequence ATGAGTCAGTTACGTCCGGCTATTGTATTGTTAATGGTGCTTACGTTGCTCACCGGCGCGGTCTATCCGCTGCTGACCACCGGTCTGGCCCAGTGGTGGTTTCCGTCGCAGGCCAACGGTTCGCTGATTGAGCAGGATGGAGCGGTGCACGGCTCCGAGCAGATGGGTCAGGTGTTTACTCAGCCGGGCCACTTTTGGGGGCGTCCTTCCGCCACCGGTGATGCGCCTTATAATGCGCTGGCCTCGAGCGGCAGTAATCTGGCGGGCAGCAATCCGGCGCTGGATAAAGCGGTGGCGGAGCGCGTCGCCGCGCTGCGTGCGGCCAATCCGCAGGCGCCCAAAGCGGTGCCGGTAGAGTTAGTGACCGCGTCGGCGAGCGGCCTGGATCCGGATATTTCGCCCGAAGCCGCCTTGTGGCAAGCGCCGCGCATTGCCGCCGCGCGCAACATGGCGTTGAAGGATGTGGAAGCATTGATTGCCCGCCACACCGAGCGCCCGCTGTTGCCGTTTATTGGCGAAGAGACGGTAAACGTGCTGCGCCTGAATCTGGCGCTGGATGATTTGCAAGGTTAA